Proteins from a single region of Stutzerimonas stutzeri:
- the ppsA gene encoding phosphoenolpyruvate synthase, whose translation MVEYVVSLDKLGNHDVERVGGKNASLGEMISNLAGAGVSVPGGFATTAQAYRDFMELSGLNEQIHALLDALDVDDVNALAKAGSQIRGWVMDAQFPPKLDADIRTAFAEMSGGNDNMAVAVRSSATAEDLPDASFAGQQETFLNIRGVDNVIRATKEVFASLFNDRAIAYRVHQGFDHKLVALSAGVQRMVRSETGTAGVMFTLDTESGFRDVVFITGAYGLGETVVQGAVNPDEFYVHKQTLEAGRPAILRRNLGSKAIKMIYGAEASAGKSVKTVDVDQADRVRFCLTDEEVSNLARQAMTIEKHYGRPMDIEWAKDGDDNKLYIVQARPETVKSRSSANVMERYLLKEKGTVLVEGRAIGQRIGAGPVKVIHDVSEMDKVQPGDVLVSDMTDPDWEPVMKRASAIVTNRGGRTCHAAIIARELGIPAVVGCGNATDLLKDGQRVTVSCAEGDTGLIFDGELGFDIRQNSIDAMPELPFKIMMNVGNPDRAFDFAHLPNEGVGLARLEFIINRMIGVHPKALLNFDGLPADVKSSVEKRIAGYDDPVNFYVEKLVEGVSTLAAAFWPKKVIVRLSDFKSNEYANLIGGKLYEPEEENPMLGFRGASRYISDSFRDCFELECRAMRKVRDVMGLTNVELMVPFVRTLGEASQVIDILGQFGLKRGENGLRIIMMCELPSNALLADEFLEFFDGFSIGSNDMTQLTLGLDRDSGIIAHLFDERNPAVKKLLANAIQACNKAGKYIGICGQGPSDHPDLAKWLMEQGIESVSLNPDSVLDTWFFLADREI comes from the coding sequence TTGGTAGAGTACGTAGTTTCCCTCGATAAGCTCGGCAATCATGACGTTGAGCGTGTAGGGGGCAAGAACGCCTCCCTCGGCGAGATGATCAGCAACCTCGCAGGCGCGGGTGTATCGGTGCCTGGCGGTTTCGCCACTACGGCACAGGCCTATCGTGATTTCATGGAGCTCAGCGGTCTCAATGAGCAGATCCATGCGCTTCTCGATGCGCTGGACGTGGATGACGTCAATGCCCTCGCCAAAGCCGGCTCGCAGATTCGCGGCTGGGTCATGGATGCTCAATTCCCGCCAAAACTGGATGCGGACATTCGCACTGCGTTCGCGGAAATGTCCGGTGGCAATGACAATATGGCCGTTGCGGTTCGTTCCTCGGCCACCGCTGAAGATCTGCCGGACGCATCTTTCGCCGGTCAGCAAGAAACCTTCCTGAACATTCGCGGCGTGGACAATGTAATCCGCGCTACCAAGGAAGTATTCGCTTCTCTGTTCAACGATCGCGCAATCGCCTACCGCGTGCACCAAGGCTTCGACCACAAGCTGGTCGCGCTCTCTGCTGGCGTGCAGCGCATGGTCCGCTCCGAAACTGGCACTGCCGGTGTCATGTTCACTCTGGACACTGAATCCGGCTTCCGCGACGTGGTGTTCATCACCGGTGCGTATGGTCTGGGTGAGACTGTTGTGCAGGGTGCAGTGAATCCGGACGAGTTCTATGTCCACAAGCAAACGCTGGAGGCCGGTCGTCCCGCCATCCTGCGTCGTAATCTGGGAAGCAAGGCGATCAAGATGATCTACGGCGCGGAAGCAAGCGCCGGTAAGTCGGTCAAGACCGTCGACGTCGACCAGGCAGACCGCGTGCGCTTCTGTCTAACCGACGAAGAAGTGAGCAATCTGGCCAGACAAGCCATGACCATCGAGAAGCACTACGGCCGTCCGATGGACATCGAGTGGGCCAAAGATGGCGATGACAATAAGCTGTATATCGTTCAGGCGCGTCCGGAAACCGTAAAAAGCCGCAGCAGCGCCAACGTGATGGAGCGCTACCTCCTGAAGGAGAAGGGTACTGTCCTCGTCGAAGGCCGTGCCATCGGTCAGCGTATTGGCGCCGGCCCCGTCAAGGTCATCCATGACGTCAGCGAGATGGACAAGGTCCAGCCGGGCGACGTGCTGGTTTCCGACATGACCGACCCGGATTGGGAACCGGTGATGAAGCGTGCCAGCGCCATCGTCACCAACCGTGGCGGGCGTACCTGTCATGCGGCGATCATCGCCCGTGAACTGGGAATCCCGGCGGTCGTAGGCTGTGGTAATGCCACCGATCTGTTGAAGGACGGCCAGCGTGTGACCGTTTCCTGTGCTGAAGGCGATACCGGCCTGATCTTCGATGGTGAGCTGGGCTTCGATATCCGCCAGAACTCCATCGACGCCATGCCGGAGCTGCCGTTCAAGATCATGATGAACGTCGGCAACCCGGACCGCGCCTTCGACTTTGCGCACCTGCCGAACGAGGGTGTCGGGCTGGCCCGCCTCGAATTCATCATCAACCGCATGATCGGCGTGCACCCCAAGGCGCTATTGAACTTCGACGGCCTGCCCGCCGATGTGAAGAGCAGCGTCGAGAAGCGCATTGCCGGTTATGACGATCCGGTCAACTTCTATGTCGAGAAGCTGGTTGAGGGCGTCAGTACCCTGGCCGCTGCCTTCTGGCCGAAAAAGGTCATCGTGCGCCTGTCGGACTTCAAGTCCAACGAATACGCCAATCTGATCGGTGGCAAGCTGTACGAGCCGGAAGAAGAGAACCCGATGCTGGGCTTCCGCGGTGCATCGCGCTACATCAGCGATTCCTTCCGTGACTGCTTCGAGCTCGAGTGCCGTGCGATGCGCAAGGTACGCGATGTGATGGGCCTTACGAACGTCGAACTTATGGTGCCATTCGTCCGCACCCTGGGCGAGGCGTCGCAGGTCATCGACATTCTTGGCCAATTCGGTCTCAAGCGCGGCGAGAATGGTCTGCGCATCATCATGATGTGCGAGCTGCCGTCCAACGCCCTGTTGGCCGATGAGTTCTTGGAATTCTTCGATGGTTTCTCCATCGGCTCGAATGACATGACCCAGCTGACGCTAGGCCTGGACCGTGACTCCGGTATCATCGCCCACTTGTTCGACGAGCGTAATCCGGCGGTGAAGAAGTTGCTGGCTAATGCCATCCAAGCATGCAACAAGGCCGGCAAATACATTGGCATCTGCGGGCAAGGCCCATCGGATCACCCGGATCTGGCCAAGTGGCTGATGGAGCAGGGCATTGAAAGCGTGTCCCTGAACCCGGACTCGGTTCTCGATACCTGGTTCTTCCTGGCTGACCGCGAGATCTGA
- a CDS encoding pyruvate, water dikinase regulatory protein — MKRTAFFISDGTGITAETLGHSLLAQFENITFTKLTRPYIDTAEKARAMVQQINNAAEKDGGRPIIFDTLVNQEIRDILAESNGFMIDIFSSFLAPLEHELMSRSSYSVGKSHSISHNSNYMERIEAVNFALDNDDGARTRYYDKADLILVGVSRCGKTPTCLYMAMQYGIRAANYPLTEDDMERLQLPSVLKEYKDKLFGLTIDPDRLAAIRHERKPNSRYASFAQCEFEVREVESLFRRENINYINSTHFSVEEISAKILVEKGVERRLK, encoded by the coding sequence ATGAAACGAACTGCATTCTTCATTTCTGACGGCACAGGCATCACCGCGGAAACTCTGGGCCATAGTCTTCTGGCACAGTTCGAGAACATCACCTTCACGAAACTAACCCGCCCGTACATAGACACTGCGGAAAAAGCGCGGGCCATGGTACAGCAAATCAATAATGCCGCGGAAAAGGACGGGGGGCGGCCGATCATCTTCGACACCCTGGTGAACCAGGAAATCCGTGACATTCTGGCCGAATCCAATGGCTTCATGATCGACATCTTCTCTTCCTTCCTTGCTCCGCTGGAACATGAGCTGATGTCACGTTCCTCGTATTCCGTTGGTAAATCACACTCTATCAGCCATAACTCCAACTACATGGAGCGTATCGAGGCGGTCAACTTCGCCCTCGATAACGACGATGGCGCCCGTACCCGCTACTACGACAAGGCTGACCTTATCCTCGTTGGCGTTTCCCGCTGCGGTAAAACACCGACCTGCTTGTATATGGCGATGCAGTACGGCATTCGCGCTGCCAATTACCCGCTGACCGAAGATGATATGGAGCGCTTGCAGCTTCCCAGCGTTCTCAAGGAGTACAAGGACAAGCTATTCGGCCTCACTATCGACCCCGATCGCCTGGCGGCCATTCGTCACGAGCGAAAACCCAACAGCCGCTACGCCAGCTTCGCCCAGTGCGAGTTCGAAGTCCGCGAGGTGGAAAGCCTGTTCCGCCGCGAGAACATCAACTACATCAACTCTACGCATTTCTCCGTCGAGGAGATCTCCGCCAAGATCCTGGTGGAAAAAGGCGTCGAACGTCGACTCAAATAA